GGCCGAAGCGGCCGCGCCTGGGGCTGACGACCATCCGGGTGGCCGTCTGGCCGTCGCGCTGCTCGACGATGATGCCTGCACCGGCGCCCGCGGCATCCTCGCGGCGACGCGTCAGCTCGCCGCTGCGGATCAGGCCGTGCAGCGTGAGGATGGCGTGCAGCAGGGTCTCCGGGCCGGGTGGGCAGCCGGGCGCGTACACGTCCACCGGCACCACCTGGTCCACCCCCTGCACGATGGCGTAGTTGTTGAACATGCCACCCGAGGAGGCACAGACGCCCATCG
The nucleotide sequence above comes from bacterium. Encoded proteins:
- a CDS encoding NADH-quinone oxidoreductase subunit B, with protein sequence MPHNFATGRLEEVVKWSRARSCWPATFGLACCAIEMMATGGPHYDIARYGMEVFRASPRQADLMIVAGRVSQKMAPVLRQIYDQMMAPKWVISMGVCASSGGMFNNYAIVQGVDQVVPVDVYAPGCPPGPETLLHAILTLHGLIRSGELTRRREDAAGAGAGIIVEQRDGQTATRMVVSPRRGRFGRG